GGGTCGTCAACTCCCTTCTGGAGGCGCTGCGTTCACGCGGACTGCGCTATGTGCCCTGCGATCTCAAGGGCGGGGTCACCGAGTGGGGCGAGGAGGTCGTCACCGACGCGCTCGACGCGGCAGAGCGCTGTGACGCGCTGCTGGTCTCCGGGATGACACTGAGCAACGGTTCCTTCGAGCCGCTGCGGCGACACGCCCTGTCGTACGGCAAGCAGTTGGTGATGTTCGCGCAGACGGGCAGCGCGGTGCTGCCCCGGTTCCTCGGGCACGGGGTGAGCGCGGTGTGCGCGGAGCCGTACCCCTTCTTCTGGCTGGACGCGGGCGCTGGCACGCTGCACCGCTACCGCGCGCAGAGCCCGGGATCGGGGGACGGCCGGTGACCTCCTCGACCGTCCTGCGCACCGTCGCCCGGCCGGAGCTGCTGTCCCTCGTCGGACGGACACCGCTGGCGCGCATCACCGCCGATCTGCCCGGCCCGCAGCCGGGGTTCTGGGCCAAGCTGGAAGGGCTCGCGGCCGGCGGGATGAAGGCACGGGCGGCCGTGTCGATGTTGCTGGGCGCCCGGGAGCGCGGTGAACTGCGGCCCGGCGCACCGGTGGTGGAGTCCACGTCCGGCACGCTGGGCATCGGGCTCGCCTTCGCCGGGCAGGCCCTCGGCCACCCGGTCGTGCTGGTCGGCGACAGCGAACTGGAGCCGTCCATGCGACAGTTGCTGCGTTCGCACGGGGTACGGCTGGAGCTGGTGGACCGCCCGGCGGCACGGGGCGGCTGGCAGGCGGCACGCCTCGCCCGGCTGCGGGAACTGCTCGCCGTCCTACCGGGGGCGTACTGGCCCGACCAGTACAACAACCCCGACAACACCGCCGGATACGCCTCGCTCGCCGCCGAACTCGCCGTACAGCTCGATCACTTGGACATCCTGGTGTGCAGTGTCGGCACCGGCGGCCACAGCGCGGGCATCATCGGCCCGCTGCGCCGGCACTGGCCCGCGCTGCGCCTCATCGGCGTCGACTCCACCGGCTCGACGATCTTCGGTCAGCCGGCCCGGCCGAGACTGATGCGCGGCCTCGGCAGCAGCATCCATCCGCGCAACGTCGCCTACGACGCCTTCGACGAGGTGCACTGGGTCGGCCCGGCGGAGGCCGTCGACAGCTGTCGTCGCCTCGCCCGCGGCAGCTTCGTCAGCGGCGGCTGGAGCACCGGCGCGGTCGCGCTCGTCGCCGCCTGGGCGGCCCGCGTCCACCCGGGTGCCGTCGTCGCCACCGTCTTCCCGGACGGCCCGCACCGCTACCTCGGCAGCGTCTTCGACGACGACTTCGCCGCCGCCCACGGCCTCGACCCGGCCTCCGCCGCCGCGCGCCCCGTGGAGATCCCCCATCCCCGCGCGGCCGAGGCCGTCGGCTGGGTGCGCTGCGGCAGGGTCGCCGACCCGCTCGACGTCCCCCCTTCGGAAGAGAGACTGTGAAGGCAAGCCTGCGCACCGTACGCCTCGAACTCGCCGAACCGTTGCGCATCTCCCGCTCCACCATGTCCGCGCGTGACGCGGTCTGGCTCACCGTGCGGGACGACGACGGGGTCCAGGGCCACGGTGAGGCCGTCACCAGCGTCTACTACGGCCTCGACACCGACACCCTGGGCCGGCTCCTCACGGACGCCGCCGCCGAGCTACGGCGGTTCCCCGATCCGGAGAGCGCCCTGGAGGCCCTGCGCGGCGGCGGACCGGCCGGTTCTCCCGACGCTCCCCCGGCCGTGACCGCCGCCGTCGACGCCGCGCTCCTCGATCTCGTCGGCAAGCGGGCCGGAACCCCGGTGCACCGACTGCTGGGCGCGCCCGGCGCGCCGGCGGCCGCGACCGCCCGGACCATCGGCATCACCCCGCCCGCGCGTGCCGCGGCCGAGGCGGGCCGCCTCGCCGCGAGCGGCTTCGAGGTCGTCAAGGTCAAGGCCGGGGCACCCGACCCCGAGAGCGACATCGCCCGCGTACGGGCCGTCCGCGAGGCCGCACCCCGGATCCGGCTCCTCCTCGACCCGAACGGCGCCTGGACACCGGCCCAGGCGGACGCCTTGCTGCCGCGCTTCGCGGACTTGGGCGTGGAGGCCGTCGAACAGCCCGTCGCCCCGGGCGACCCGGAGACGCTCGCCGCCCTGGCCGAGCGCTCCCCGCTGCCGATCGTCGCCGACGAGGACGCCGTGGGGCTGGCGGACGTCCAGCGGCTGGCCGGACGGGTGCACGGGGTCAACGTCAAGCTCGCCAAGTGCGGCGGTGTCCACGCGGCGCTGCGGATCGCCGAGCTGATCGAGGGCAGCGGGACCGAGCTGATGCTCGGCTGCCTCACCGCCAGCAGCCTCGGGCTGGCCCCGGCCGTCCACCTCGTGGACCGCGCCCGCTGGGTCGACCTCGACGGGCATCTCCTGCTCGCCGACGACCCGTGGACCGGCATCGGCGGCACCGACGGCGTCGTACGCAC
This genomic stretch from Streptomyces deccanensis harbors:
- a CDS encoding mandelate racemase/muconate lactonizing enzyme family protein, yielding MKASLRTVRLELAEPLRISRSTMSARDAVWLTVRDDDGVQGHGEAVTSVYYGLDTDTLGRLLTDAAAELRRFPDPESALEALRGGGPAGSPDAPPAVTAAVDAALLDLVGKRAGTPVHRLLGAPGAPAAATARTIGITPPARAAAEAGRLAASGFEVVKVKAGAPDPESDIARVRAVREAAPRIRLLLDPNGAWTPAQADALLPRFADLGVEAVEQPVAPGDPETLAALAERSPLPIVADEDAVGLADVQRLAGRVHGVNVKLAKCGGVHAALRIAELIEGSGTELMLGCLTASSLGLAPAVHLVDRARWVDLDGHLLLADDPWTGIGGTDGVVRTTDAPGLGVRLRAAHETEEAHRADVA
- a CDS encoding PLP-dependent cysteine synthase family protein — protein: MTSSTVLRTVARPELLSLVGRTPLARITADLPGPQPGFWAKLEGLAAGGMKARAAVSMLLGARERGELRPGAPVVESTSGTLGIGLAFAGQALGHPVVLVGDSELEPSMRQLLRSHGVRLELVDRPAARGGWQAARLARLRELLAVLPGAYWPDQYNNPDNTAGYASLAAELAVQLDHLDILVCSVGTGGHSAGIIGPLRRHWPALRLIGVDSTGSTIFGQPARPRLMRGLGSSIHPRNVAYDAFDEVHWVGPAEAVDSCRRLARGSFVSGGWSTGAVALVAAWAARVHPGAVVATVFPDGPHRYLGSVFDDDFAAAHGLDPASAAARPVEIPHPRAAEAVGWVRCGRVADPLDVPPSEERL